A single Paenibacillus kribbensis DNA region contains:
- a CDS encoding IclR family transcriptional regulator: MEDRKLTVRAVERALDILLCFTADSDLGLTEIASKIGLHKSTVHRLLTTLEDRGFVVRNSATEKYRLGFRIWELSTHLSQSDEPAVLLQPAMEGLRDRLGETVSLYLRDGSMRIRIQAVQSNQPIRRVAPVGARMPLAVGASSKVLAAFMPPQELETLLRGDEWPSSVDPEVYKAQLQDIREKGYATSYEEREPGAAAVAAPVVNRKGQVAAALSVSGPVSRLAPETLHDFAPILIEAAKEMGLMLP; encoded by the coding sequence ATGGAAGACCGTAAATTAACCGTTCGCGCTGTGGAGCGTGCACTTGATATATTGCTGTGTTTTACCGCAGACTCGGATCTTGGTCTGACGGAGATTGCCTCCAAAATTGGACTACATAAAAGCACGGTTCACCGGCTGCTGACAACGCTTGAGGATCGTGGCTTTGTCGTTCGAAATTCCGCAACCGAAAAATACCGGCTCGGCTTCCGCATATGGGAGCTGTCTACCCATTTGTCACAAAGCGACGAGCCGGCAGTGCTGCTGCAGCCTGCGATGGAAGGGTTGCGTGACCGTCTGGGTGAGACGGTCAGCTTATACTTGCGGGACGGCAGCATGCGTATTCGCATTCAGGCCGTTCAGAGCAACCAGCCCATCCGCCGCGTTGCGCCTGTGGGTGCGCGTATGCCGCTGGCTGTGGGGGCTTCCAGCAAGGTGCTGGCGGCCTTTATGCCGCCACAGGAGCTGGAAACCCTGCTAAGGGGGGATGAATGGCCGTCCTCGGTAGACCCGGAGGTCTATAAAGCACAGCTGCAGGACATTCGTGAGAAGGGGTATGCAACCAGCTATGAAGAACGGGAGCCAGGTGCAGCCGCTGTGGCAGCGCCTGTGGTGAACCGGAAGGGACAGGTCGCTGCGGCCTTGTCTGTATCCGGTCCGGTCAGCCGACTTGCACCTGAGACGCTGCATGATTTTGCCCCGATTTTGATCGAAGCTGCGAAGGAAATGGGGCTTATGCTCCCGTAA
- the lepB gene encoding signal peptidase I — MDALAPSSGPVPSPGTSKQAGRSGNIRDWLVTLLIAMIVLLLLNLFVFNLSTVRGHSMQPTLMESQHLLVNKLVYNFHDPGRGDIVILKDPDSKPTSPRFLVKRVIGTPGDVIRVEHNLLYVNGELLNEPYTSSRVEDGDYGPFTVEPGHFFVMGDNRHTAASKDSRYFGSIKAQDLLGRAEFIFWPISEWKWL; from the coding sequence ATGGACGCTTTGGCTCCTTCGTCAGGCCCAGTTCCTTCACCGGGAACATCCAAACAAGCAGGTCGCTCTGGTAACATACGCGATTGGCTGGTCACTCTTCTGATTGCGATGATTGTCTTGCTGCTTCTGAATCTGTTCGTGTTTAATCTGTCCACGGTCAGGGGACACTCGATGCAGCCGACGCTCATGGAAAGCCAGCATCTGCTCGTTAACAAGCTGGTTTACAATTTTCATGATCCGGGCAGAGGAGACATCGTGATTTTAAAAGATCCCGACTCGAAGCCGACCAGCCCGAGGTTTTTAGTGAAAAGAGTGATAGGCACTCCCGGGGACGTGATCCGGGTTGAACATAATCTATTGTATGTGAACGGTGAGCTGCTAAATGAGCCTTACACCAGCTCCAGGGTGGAGGATGGTGATTACGGCCCTTTTACGGTGGAGCCGGGTCACTTTTTTGTCATGGGAGATAACCGCCATACTGCTGCAAGCAAGGACAGTCGCTATTTTGGCAGCATTAAAGCTCAGGATTTGCTGGGGCGTGCAGAGTTTATATTTTGGCCGATATCCGAGTGGAAGTGGCTATAG
- the rnhA gene encoding ribonuclease HI — MKEVMVYTDGACSGNPGPGGWGVVLLYGEHRKELSGAEKMTTNNRMEIRSVIEALKMLKEPCHVKVHSDSAYVVNCFKQGWIKNWLRNGWRNSKNQPVENKELWEELWALMGKHEVEYVKVKGHSDNELNNHCDFLATSAVKNLR, encoded by the coding sequence GTGAAAGAAGTGATGGTATATACCGATGGCGCTTGTTCGGGAAATCCGGGCCCTGGGGGTTGGGGTGTCGTTTTACTGTATGGAGAGCATCGCAAGGAACTGTCGGGAGCCGAGAAAATGACAACAAATAACCGCATGGAGATCAGGTCTGTGATCGAAGCGCTGAAAATGCTCAAGGAGCCATGCCATGTCAAAGTACACAGTGACTCTGCCTATGTCGTCAATTGCTTCAAGCAGGGCTGGATTAAGAATTGGCTCCGTAACGGCTGGCGCAACAGTAAAAATCAGCCTGTTGAAAATAAAGAGCTGTGGGAAGAATTGTGGGCATTGATGGGCAAGCATGAGGTTGAATATGTAAAGGTGAAGGGACACAGTGACAACGAGCTGAACAATCACTGTGATTTCCTGGCGACCAGCGCTGTTAAAAATTTACGGTAG
- a CDS encoding alpha/beta hydrolase, whose product MISTSQRSSQLQTAVQEPSIPLINPRMLRFKHIVIALLLSVVFFLLFCFIALHAYIAWVLTNPTVAPLYSNPMQAKGMAYEEVSFPAKDGSRMVQGWYIPADQSRKTIIFSHGYGANREESWIPMYDLAHYAHSLNFNVVMFDYGFASQNSKAVATGGKAESQQLLGAIQLAKQRGSSEIIVWGFSMGAGTALQAGLQTKDVDAMILDSTFLLEPDTLYHNIHNQIDLPRHPSLEILELLFPVLNGTSLHQIPYQEVKKENYPFPIMFVHGTQDEKAPYPIAEKLAANQTNPLSSVWIVKNGLHELIFREHPREYLRRVSTFLSSVQELEDKKTIASANKQTTAK is encoded by the coding sequence ATGATTTCGACATCCCAGCGCAGTTCTCAGCTACAAACCGCTGTTCAGGAGCCGTCCATCCCACTGATTAATCCCCGTATGCTGCGGTTCAAGCACATTGTGATTGCGCTGCTGCTATCGGTCGTATTTTTTCTGTTGTTTTGTTTTATCGCTCTGCACGCCTACATTGCATGGGTTCTCACCAATCCGACGGTAGCACCGCTGTACTCCAACCCGATGCAGGCGAAGGGAATGGCCTATGAGGAAGTCAGCTTCCCCGCCAAGGACGGCAGCCGCATGGTGCAAGGCTGGTATATCCCGGCGGATCAATCGCGGAAAACGATTATTTTCAGCCATGGATATGGGGCCAACCGCGAAGAAAGCTGGATTCCCATGTATGATCTGGCGCATTATGCCCATAGTCTGAACTTTAATGTGGTTATGTTTGACTACGGTTTCGCGTCCCAAAACAGCAAGGCGGTCGCGACCGGAGGGAAAGCGGAATCCCAGCAGCTTCTAGGGGCGATCCAGCTTGCGAAGCAACGCGGCTCGTCGGAGATTATCGTATGGGGCTTCTCGATGGGGGCAGGAACCGCCCTGCAGGCAGGTTTGCAAACCAAGGATGTGGACGCGATGATTTTGGACAGCACCTTCCTGCTGGAGCCGGATACACTGTACCATAACATTCATAATCAAATTGATTTGCCACGCCATCCGTCTTTGGAAATTCTGGAATTGCTGTTTCCAGTTTTGAACGGCACCAGCCTGCATCAGATTCCATATCAGGAGGTCAAAAAGGAAAACTATCCGTTCCCGATCATGTTTGTGCATGGTACACAGGATGAAAAAGCGCCTTATCCCATTGCGGAAAAGCTTGCTGCCAATCAGACCAATCCGCTTTCCAGCGTGTGGATTGTCAAAAACGGACTGCATGAGCTGATTTTCAGAGAGCATCCGCGTGAATACTTGCGGCGGGTATCGACGTTTTTGAGCAGCGTACAGGAGCTGGAGGACAAAAAAACTATCGCTAGTGCGAATAAGCAAACGACTGCGAAGTAA
- the folE gene encoding GTP cyclohydrolase I FolE: MAGVKDYINRKAADNRDKIEYHVEQILQLIGEDPKREGLLETPARVARMYEEIFAGYEVDPRDALGVTFDENHEELVIVKDIVYYSQCEHHMAPFFGKVHIGYVPSGKIVGLSKLARLVEAVTRRLQVQERITSQIADILNEAVSPHGVMVVVEGEHLCMCARGVKKPGSKTVTSAVRGSFRDDAAQRAEFLSLIKE; this comes from the coding sequence GTGGCTGGCGTAAAAGATTATATTAACCGCAAAGCTGCGGATAACCGGGATAAAATCGAGTACCATGTGGAGCAGATTTTACAACTGATCGGTGAGGACCCCAAGCGTGAAGGACTGTTGGAAACACCGGCACGCGTAGCGCGCATGTATGAGGAAATATTTGCGGGTTATGAGGTTGATCCCCGGGATGCGCTGGGTGTGACATTCGACGAGAATCACGAGGAGCTTGTGATTGTGAAGGACATCGTCTATTACAGCCAGTGTGAGCACCATATGGCCCCTTTCTTCGGAAAAGTGCATATCGGCTATGTACCTAGCGGCAAAATTGTAGGATTGAGCAAGCTTGCCCGTCTGGTGGAGGCTGTGACCCGCCGATTGCAGGTGCAGGAGCGGATTACATCACAGATCGCGGATATTCTGAATGAAGCGGTTTCTCCTCACGGAGTTATGGTGGTCGTGGAAGGCGAACACTTATGTATGTGTGCAAGGGGTGTCAAAAAGCCTGGCAGTAAAACGGTAACGTCTGCGGTACGCGGCTCGTTCCGTGATGATGCGGCACAACGCGCCGAATTCCTGTCCCTGATCAAGGAATGA
- a CDS encoding YneF family protein, with product MVWNIVIPIITLIVGLVGGFFIGAYYLRKQLEKMQNDPETLQKMAKQMGYNLNGKQMQRAQQMMKNQQFSKNQPGARKNQGRRK from the coding sequence GTGGTGTGGAATATTGTCATTCCGATTATTACCCTGATTGTTGGTTTGGTTGGGGGATTTTTCATCGGTGCTTATTATCTTCGCAAACAGCTTGAGAAGATGCAGAACGACCCTGAAACGCTGCAAAAAATGGCCAAGCAGATGGGTTACAACCTGAATGGAAAACAAATGCAGAGGGCTCAGCAGATGATGAAGAACCAGCAGTTCTCCAAAAATCAGCCTGGTGCGCGTAAAAATCAGGGCCGTCGGAAATAA
- the thiC gene encoding phosphomethylpyrimidine synthase ThiC — MKPTETEETEVKTSAEQADGVKPFPGSRKVYIQGSRPDIAVPEREIALHPTHTPEGTEHHEPLRVYDTSGPMTDEAYQVDIRRGLPPLRRAWVLERGDAEAYEGRTVKPEDNGLKPGSKREAVEFPGVTHRPLRALQGRTVTQMHYARKGIITPEMEFAAIREGVEPEFVRQELAAGRAILPSNINHPESEPMVIGRHFHVKINANIGNSAVTSSIEEEVEKMTWAVRWGSDTVMDLSTGRNIHTTREWIIRNSPVPIGTVPLYQALEKVNGQAEALTWEMYRDTLIEQAEQGVDYFTIHAGVLLRYIPMTANRMTGIVSRGGSIMAAWCLAHHQENFLYTHFEEICEIMKAYDVAFSLGDGLRPGSIYDANDEAQFAELETLGELTQIAWKHDVQVMIEGPGHVPMHKIKENVDLQMEICQEAPFYTLGPLTTDIAPGYDHITSAIGAAMIGWFGTSMLCYVTPKEHLGLPNKDDVREGVITYKIAAHAADLAKGHPRAQQRDDALSKARFEFRWRDQFNLSLDPERALSYHDETLPAEGAKEAHFCSMCGPKFCSMRITQDIRAYAADKGLNTEEAVAAGMREKAEQYRDAGQ, encoded by the coding sequence ATGAAACCGACGGAAACAGAAGAAACTGAAGTGAAGACAAGTGCAGAGCAAGCTGACGGAGTAAAACCCTTTCCGGGGAGCCGCAAGGTGTATATTCAAGGCTCGCGGCCGGATATTGCCGTGCCAGAGCGTGAAATCGCTCTGCACCCCACACATACGCCGGAGGGCACCGAGCATCATGAGCCCTTGCGTGTGTACGACACGAGCGGTCCGATGACTGACGAAGCCTATCAGGTGGACATCCGCCGCGGGCTGCCCCCGTTGCGGAGGGCCTGGGTGCTGGAACGGGGCGATGCCGAAGCTTATGAGGGACGCACGGTTAAGCCGGAGGATAATGGGCTGAAGCCCGGTTCCAAACGGGAAGCGGTGGAATTTCCCGGCGTGACCCATCGTCCGCTTCGTGCCTTACAAGGGCGCACGGTGACGCAAATGCACTATGCTCGCAAGGGAATCATTACGCCCGAGATGGAGTTTGCGGCCATTCGCGAAGGGGTGGAGCCCGAGTTTGTGCGACAGGAGCTGGCGGCGGGACGGGCGATTTTGCCTTCCAACATCAATCACCCGGAAAGTGAGCCGATGGTCATTGGGCGTCATTTTCACGTGAAGATCAATGCGAACATTGGTAATTCTGCGGTCACGTCCTCCATTGAGGAGGAAGTGGAGAAGATGACCTGGGCTGTGCGCTGGGGCTCGGATACGGTCATGGACCTGTCCACAGGCCGTAATATCCATACGACGCGTGAATGGATCATCCGGAATTCCCCTGTGCCGATTGGAACCGTACCGCTGTATCAAGCGCTTGAAAAGGTGAACGGCCAAGCTGAGGCACTGACGTGGGAGATGTATCGCGATACCCTGATTGAGCAGGCGGAGCAGGGTGTGGACTATTTTACAATTCATGCGGGCGTGCTTCTGCGCTATATCCCGATGACGGCGAACAGAATGACGGGAATTGTCTCCCGGGGCGGGTCGATTATGGCGGCCTGGTGCCTTGCGCACCATCAGGAGAACTTTTTGTACACGCATTTTGAAGAAATATGCGAAATCATGAAAGCTTACGATGTAGCCTTTTCCCTCGGGGATGGGCTGCGTCCGGGCAGCATCTATGATGCGAATGATGAAGCACAGTTTGCAGAACTGGAAACGCTGGGTGAGCTAACGCAAATCGCGTGGAAGCATGACGTCCAGGTCATGATCGAAGGTCCGGGGCATGTTCCGATGCACAAAATCAAGGAGAATGTGGATTTACAAATGGAAATTTGCCAGGAAGCTCCTTTTTATACTTTGGGACCGCTCACGACGGATATTGCGCCTGGCTACGATCATATTACCTCAGCCATCGGAGCAGCCATGATCGGTTGGTTCGGGACGTCCATGCTATGTTATGTTACGCCGAAGGAGCATTTGGGCCTGCCGAACAAGGATGATGTTCGTGAAGGAGTCATTACCTACAAAATTGCGGCACATGCTGCTGATCTGGCGAAAGGCCATCCACGGGCACAGCAACGGGATGATGCCTTATCCAAGGCGCGCTTTGAGTTCCGCTGGCGCGACCAGTTTAATCTTTCCCTCGATCCCGAGCGGGCCTTATCCTACCATGATGAGACGCTGCCGGCAGAGGGGGCCAAGGAAGCCCATTTTTGCTCGATGTGCGGTCCCAAATTCTGCAGCATGCGCATTACGCAGGACATTCGCGCCTATGCGGCTGACAAGGGACTGAATACAGAAGAGGCTGTAGCTGCCGGGATGCGTGAAAAGGCCGAACAGTACCGGGATGCAGGACAATAG
- the queG gene encoding tRNA epoxyqueuosine(34) reductase QueG produces MQHELIRTAAGTASTWASLKQEIIEAAPGLGIDSIGFASADPFLSLKAILEEHRAKGYESGFEEPDIDKRIYPELYGSQPASLIAIAVAYPAKMKNPPKSDKGKYRGIMARSAWGKDYHLVLREAMEKLEAFISERVPDAIMKNMVDTGELSDRAVAERAGIGFSGKNTMMISPTLGSWIYLGELLTNIPFQPDEPVTDGCGECTKCLDACPTGALVGPGELNAQRCVSFLTQTKGFLDEEFMLKIGNRLYGCDTCQMVCPKNRGLNWDHHPELAPDPEIVKPLLLPLLDLSNREFKERFGQSAAAWRGKKPIQRNAIIGLGNFKDISAVPKLTEVLLDDPRPELRGTAAWALSRIGGEDAMTAIKQASEKEQHEQVREMIAQAHSKLEEQQQVEQGPTTIYYDEMETPVGTLTLCATDRGLCRIEFGVFHAKEALLQQWARTWIGEYVYVQQPEKLREAADQLREYFAGERREFSIAYDLRGIPFQEQVWHALQNIPYGQSVSYKDIAESIGRAKAVRAVGDAINKNPLPILIPCHRVSGANGSLVGYAGGLPVKTKLVDLEKE; encoded by the coding sequence ATGCAACACGAGCTAATTCGGACGGCTGCCGGAACCGCTTCGACCTGGGCATCACTCAAGCAGGAGATCATCGAGGCGGCTCCGGGGCTGGGTATCGACTCCATCGGGTTCGCATCCGCCGACCCCTTTCTGTCTCTGAAAGCTATATTGGAAGAGCATCGGGCCAAAGGCTATGAATCCGGCTTTGAGGAGCCGGATATTGACAAGCGGATTTATCCGGAGCTGTATGGCTCACAGCCTGCATCCCTGATTGCCATTGCGGTGGCGTATCCTGCCAAAATGAAGAATCCGCCGAAATCGGACAAGGGCAAATACCGTGGTATTATGGCACGTTCGGCCTGGGGGAAGGATTATCATCTTGTGCTGCGCGAGGCGATGGAAAAGCTTGAGGCTTTTATAAGTGAGCGGGTGCCTGATGCGATAATGAAGAACATGGTGGATACCGGGGAACTGTCGGACCGGGCAGTAGCAGAACGCGCAGGTATTGGCTTTAGCGGCAAAAACACAATGATGATCTCACCGACGCTGGGATCATGGATTTATCTGGGCGAATTGCTGACGAACATTCCTTTTCAACCAGATGAACCGGTCACGGATGGCTGCGGGGAATGCACCAAATGCCTGGATGCGTGTCCTACGGGCGCGCTTGTGGGACCCGGGGAGCTGAATGCCCAGCGGTGTGTGTCCTTTTTGACACAAACGAAAGGCTTTCTGGATGAAGAGTTTATGCTAAAAATAGGGAATCGGCTGTATGGATGTGATACCTGTCAAATGGTATGTCCCAAAAATCGGGGCCTTAACTGGGATCATCATCCTGAGCTTGCACCCGATCCCGAAATTGTGAAGCCGCTGCTGCTGCCGTTGCTGGATTTGAGCAATCGTGAATTCAAGGAACGGTTTGGACAAAGCGCGGCAGCCTGGCGAGGGAAAAAGCCGATTCAGCGCAATGCGATTATCGGGCTGGGCAATTTCAAGGATATCAGTGCCGTACCCAAGCTGACGGAGGTTCTGCTGGATGATCCACGCCCCGAGCTTCGGGGCACGGCGGCTTGGGCTTTGAGCCGAATAGGAGGAGAAGACGCTATGACAGCGATCAAGCAAGCATCTGAGAAGGAACAACATGAGCAAGTACGCGAAATGATCGCACAGGCGCATTCCAAACTGGAGGAGCAACAGCAAGTAGAACAGGGTCCAACCACCATTTATTATGATGAAATGGAGACACCTGTGGGCACTTTGACGCTATGCGCAACGGATCGGGGGCTGTGCCGAATAGAGTTTGGCGTTTTTCATGCGAAGGAGGCACTGCTTCAGCAGTGGGCCCGAACGTGGATCGGGGAATATGTCTATGTGCAGCAACCGGAAAAACTGCGCGAGGCCGCGGATCAACTGCGTGAATATTTTGCCGGAGAACGACGGGAATTCAGTATAGCCTATGATTTGAGAGGGATTCCCTTCCAAGAGCAGGTATGGCATGCACTGCAAAATATTCCGTATGGACAGAGCGTGTCCTACAAGGATATTGCGGAGTCTATCGGGCGAGCAAAGGCCGTACGTGCAGTCGGCGATGCGATCAACAAAAATCCGCTGCCCATCCTGATTCCATGTCACCGGGTATCAGGTGCAAACGGAAGTTTGGTCGGTTATGCCGGAGGCCTGCCGGTCAAGACGAAGCTGGTGGATTTGGAGAAAGAATAA
- a CDS encoding Fe-Mn family superoxide dismutase, with product MLSTYGSFLPLRVLEEIRHWKQQESWHVEVIKSATEGLEPAYVQLLDDWRTVFEQTERAAVELLEEQRSALDPATQAWQDPEAQKSAAPEAHTHELAEYSGQPREWGEASSSGKVSLPETVSQDLHRRLDGLLQTANRQSQEYVRQLGLLGEHSLALRQQPRSAGIVLHAAHESQYFLISTTPFQEPGSIERAAGLYHVAVEGEHYPEDTFRERQAGIRGEGNWASMGVQSGQTQPAATEKASPGRAVPIGGHRLPPLPYPYNALEPYIDEKTMRIHHDKHHLSYVNDLNKAEKKLEEARKTGDFDLVKHWERELAFNGGGHYLHTLFWTIMSPQGGGKPSGPLAEQIKKDFGSFEAFKKHFSAAAEKVEGGGWAILVWSPRAGRLEILQSEKHQNLTQWESIPLLAIDVWEHAYYLKHQNERNKYIEDWWHVVNWPEVEARYAQASKLRWQPF from the coding sequence ATGCTGAGTACTTATGGATCTTTTCTGCCCTTGCGCGTGCTGGAGGAAATCCGGCATTGGAAGCAGCAGGAAAGTTGGCATGTGGAAGTGATTAAGTCCGCTACCGAGGGACTTGAGCCTGCATATGTGCAGCTGCTCGATGATTGGCGAACCGTATTTGAACAGACCGAACGGGCTGCTGTAGAACTGCTTGAAGAGCAGCGGAGCGCCCTCGATCCGGCAACTCAGGCGTGGCAGGACCCAGAAGCGCAGAAATCGGCTGCTCCAGAAGCACACACACACGAACTGGCTGAATATTCAGGACAGCCGAGGGAATGGGGTGAGGCGTCGTCATCTGGAAAGGTGTCATTGCCAGAGACTGTCTCGCAAGATCTGCATCGCCGGCTGGACGGATTGCTGCAAACTGCAAACCGTCAGTCACAGGAATATGTTCGCCAGCTTGGCCTGCTGGGCGAGCACAGTCTTGCATTACGACAGCAGCCCAGATCCGCCGGAATTGTGCTGCACGCGGCCCATGAAAGCCAATATTTCCTGATCTCGACCACCCCCTTTCAAGAGCCTGGCTCCATCGAACGGGCTGCCGGATTGTATCATGTGGCAGTAGAGGGTGAGCACTACCCTGAGGATACGTTTCGAGAGCGACAGGCGGGCATACGGGGAGAAGGTAACTGGGCGTCCATGGGCGTTCAGTCCGGTCAGACGCAGCCCGCGGCGACCGAAAAAGCTTCCCCCGGTCGTGCGGTTCCGATCGGGGGGCATCGCTTGCCGCCGCTCCCCTACCCCTACAACGCGCTTGAGCCGTACATTGATGAAAAGACGATGCGTATTCACCATGACAAGCATCATTTGAGCTATGTGAATGATTTGAATAAAGCGGAGAAGAAGCTGGAAGAGGCCCGGAAAACAGGTGATTTTGATCTCGTAAAGCACTGGGAACGGGAGCTGGCATTTAACGGTGGCGGTCATTATCTGCACACTCTTTTTTGGACGATTATGAGTCCACAAGGTGGGGGGAAACCAAGCGGACCGCTGGCTGAGCAGATCAAAAAGGATTTTGGCAGCTTCGAGGCATTCAAGAAGCATTTCAGTGCGGCAGCCGAGAAGGTTGAAGGAGGCGGCTGGGCGATTCTGGTGTGGAGTCCACGCGCAGGACGGCTTGAAATTTTGCAGTCTGAAAAGCACCAAAACCTGACCCAGTGGGAATCCATTCCGCTACTGGCGATTGACGTATGGGAACACGCCTATTACTTAAAGCATCAGAACGAGCGCAACAAATACATCGAAGACTGGTGGCATGTCGTGAACTGGCCTGAGGTGGAGGCGCGCTACGCTCAAGCCTCCAAGCTGAGATGGCAGCCCTTCTAA
- a CDS encoding GNAT family N-acetyltransferase — MHVRSFQLSDVNPVTELMQIALSEECYKETVGAFARQLSWDSGLIVVAEEEGEIVGALIGTIDQNHGCYYRIAVHPDHRRMGIGKSLVESMEQRFQQRKVSRILVAGDKHNSAAMPLYEAMGYGASQILQTFQKLSILAPH; from the coding sequence ATGCACGTTCGTTCCTTTCAATTAAGTGATGTGAATCCAGTAACGGAACTCATGCAAATTGCCTTGTCAGAGGAGTGCTACAAGGAGACGGTGGGCGCTTTTGCACGTCAGCTTTCGTGGGATTCCGGTTTGATCGTCGTTGCGGAAGAAGAGGGAGAGATCGTTGGCGCCCTGATTGGCACGATTGATCAGAATCATGGTTGTTATTATCGTATTGCTGTTCACCCGGATCATCGTCGGATGGGAATTGGCAAGTCGCTTGTGGAATCCATGGAGCAGCGTTTTCAGCAGCGTAAGGTTAGCCGTATTTTGGTAGCCGGGGACAAGCATAATAGCGCGGCCATGCCTTTGTATGAAGCGATGGGCTACGGAGCGAGCCAGATTTTACAAACTTTTCAGAAACTCAGTATTTTGGCTCCGCATTAA
- a CDS encoding superoxide dismutase — translation MAFQLPELPYAKDALEPHIDALTVEIHHDRHHNTYVTNLNAALESAPELQSKSLEDLISNLDSVPESIRTAVRNNGGGHHNHSLFWEVIGPNGGGQPTGAIADAINNELGGYDKFKEDFTKAATTRFGSGWAWLVVGKDGKLAITSTPNQDSPLFEGLTPVLGLDVWEHAYYLKYQNKRPDYIAAFYNVINWDEVNKRYAAAKK, via the coding sequence ATGGCATTTCAATTACCAGAACTTCCTTACGCGAAAGACGCACTGGAGCCGCACATTGATGCGCTGACAGTAGAAATTCACCATGATCGTCACCATAACACATATGTAACAAACCTGAACGCAGCTCTGGAGAGCGCTCCTGAACTGCAAAGCAAAAGCCTGGAGGATCTGATCTCCAATCTGGACAGCGTTCCTGAAAGCATCCGCACTGCGGTTCGCAACAACGGTGGCGGACACCATAACCACAGCCTGTTCTGGGAAGTTATCGGTCCTAATGGCGGCGGACAACCAACGGGTGCCATTGCTGATGCAATCAATAACGAGCTGGGCGGCTATGACAAATTCAAAGAAGACTTCACTAAAGCAGCTACAACACGCTTTGGCAGCGGCTGGGCTTGGCTGGTTGTCGGTAAAGACGGCAAACTGGCGATCACTAGCACTCCTAACCAAGACAGCCCACTGTTCGAAGGTCTGACTCCGGTACTTGGATTGGACGTTTGGGAGCATGCTTACTACCTGAAATATCAAAACAAACGCCCAGATTACATTGCAGCATTCTACAATGTTATCAACTGGGATGAAGTGAACAAACGTTACGCGGCTGCAAAGAAATAA
- a CDS encoding lipoate--protein ligase family protein codes for MENVHSSAEKTTALPNLQWYEAPLTDTRMDVLSPLAWEELACRQVGKGAAPVLHLWRHPAALVIGHRDRRLPYAPQAMERVRSAGTSVCVRPSGGAAVMLDRGVLNLSLILPNPQRAISLNEDFRLMAGLIADALAPWSAEAQTGEITGSFCPGDYDVSVRGRKFCGIAQRRQAKAYIITAFVMIEGSGAERAQAVQQFYAAAAGDTPAGAPQPDYPLVNPATMGSLAELAGVPSVEAYTASLRRVIESRATILSVDGSLAQPQGLAEQMAALRERYDSQV; via the coding sequence ATGGAGAACGTACATAGCTCAGCAGAAAAAACAACAGCTTTGCCTAATTTGCAATGGTATGAAGCGCCGCTGACCGATACCCGAATGGACGTCTTGTCTCCGCTGGCCTGGGAGGAGCTGGCCTGTCGGCAAGTCGGTAAGGGAGCTGCACCTGTTTTGCATCTGTGGCGGCATCCGGCTGCGCTGGTCATCGGTCACCGGGACCGCAGGCTTCCATACGCGCCGCAGGCGATGGAGCGCGTGCGCAGCGCGGGAACCTCAGTATGCGTGCGTCCCTCGGGCGGAGCAGCCGTCATGCTGGACAGGGGGGTACTGAACCTGTCCCTGATCCTGCCGAATCCGCAGCGGGCGATTAGCCTGAATGAGGATTTCCGCCTCATGGCGGGGCTGATTGCCGATGCGCTGGCCCCGTGGTCTGCCGAGGCGCAGACCGGGGAAATCACCGGGTCCTTCTGTCCCGGTGATTACGATGTCAGCGTCCGAGGCCGCAAGTTTTGCGGCATTGCGCAGCGGCGTCAAGCCAAGGCGTATATCATCACGGCTTTCGTGATGATTGAGGGCAGTGGTGCAGAGCGTGCCCAGGCGGTGCAGCAGTTTTATGCGGCGGCAGCCGGAGATACGCCGGCGGGGGCGCCGCAGCCGGATTATCCACTGGTAAATCCGGCAACGATGGGCAGCCTGGCAGAGCTGGCTGGGGTGCCATCTGTTGAGGCCTATACGGCATCTCTGCGCCGGGTGATCGAAAGCCGGGCTACGATTTTGTCTGTCGATGGCTCGCTAGCGCAGCCGCAGGGATTGGCAGAGCAAATGGCTGCTCTTAGGGAGCGATACGACTCACAAGTATAG